The genomic stretch GCACCTCACGGAGATCGCGGGCGGCAAGACCTACGCCGAGGTCAGCGGCGCGTCCCTCGCCGACCCGACGAACCAGAAGCTCGCCCAGCAGACCCAGACGCTGTTCCGCGGCGAGACCCTGCGCGGACTGCTGCTCAACGCCTGGGGCTGGGCCACGGTGGGCACCGTCGCGATCATCGCCGGCATCGTCCTGCTGGTCCTCGGCGGCCTGCTGTTCCTGCTGCCCGCGCTGGACTGGCTGCTCAACGACCGGCGCGTCGCCGGTGCGAACGCCGCGCCGGCCCGCCCGGCGCCCATCGCGGGCGACTGACGCCGGACCGCCACGGGTCGCATCGGGGCATGGCGCCGTACCCTTCGGCGCCATGCCCCTTTCCCCGCTGCTGCGCGACCTGTTGACCACGCCGGGGCCGTCCGGCTACGAGCGCCCGGCCGCCGAGGTCTGGCGGGCGGCGGCGCGCGACTTCAGCGAGGACGTCCGGGCGGACGTCGCCGGCTCGAGCGTCGCGGTCGTCCCCGGCGACGGGGGCGGACCGCTCGTCGCGGTCGTCGGGCACATCGACGAGATCGGGCTCGTGGTCACCCACATCGACGACGAGGGCATGCTCTGGTTCACGAACGTCGGCGGCTGGGACCCGATCATCCTGGTCGGACAGCGGCTGGCGGTGCAGACGCAGGCGGGCGAGATCCCCGGCGTCGTGGGCAAGAAGCCCATCCACCTCCTCAAGAACGACGAGCGCGAGAAGGCGCCGAAGCTCACCGACCTGCACATCGACATCGGCGCCAAGGACGGCGACGAGGCGCGGTCGCTGGTGCGCATCGGCGACGTCGCGGTGATCTCCGGCGAGCCGGTCGAGCTGCCTAACGGGCGGGTCGTGTCGCGCTCGATGGACAACCGCCTGGGCTGCTACGTCGCGCTGGAGGCAACGCGCCGCGTGGCCGACCGCGGCGGGGCGCCGGGCGACGTCGCCGCCGTGGCGGTCACCCAGGAGGAGACGACGTTCGGGGGCGCCACGACGACCGCCTACAGCCTGGCGCCGCAGATCGCGATCGTCGTCGACGTCACCCACGCGACCGATGCGCCGGGCATCCCCGTCCGCGAGATGGGCAAGCACGAGCTCGGCAGCGGCGCCGTCATCGGCCGCGGCCCGGTCCTGCACCCGCGGGTCTTCGAGCTGCTGCACGAGACGGCGCAGGCCGAGGGCCTGCCGTTCACGGTCGAGTCGCACGTCGGGCGGGGCACGTCCACCGACGCCGATGCCATCCACCGCTCGCGCGCCGGCATCGCGTGCGGCCTCGTCTCCATCCCGCTGCGCTACATGCACTCACCCGTGGAGCTCGTCTCCCTCGACGACGTCGAGGCGGCGATCGCGCTGATCGCCGCGTTCACCCACCGCCTGACCACCGACACGGACCTGCTGCGCTGAGCCCGCCGCCCCCGCCCCCGCTGCTGCTCCTCTTCGACATCGACGGCACCCTGCTGCGGCGTGCCGCGGCCGAGCACGCCGCCGCGCTGCGCGAGGCGATCGGCGAGGTCTACGGGGTCGAGTCGACGGGGACGAAGGTCGAGGCCGCGGGGCGCACCGACGTGGAGATCACCCGGGCGATCCTGCTGCAGCTCGGCGTGTCGGCCCGGCGCATCGACGACGGCCTCGCGGACCTGCGCGTGGCGGCGAGCGAGGCGTACGCGCGGCGCGTGCCCGCCGACCTGTCGTCGACCGTCCTGCCCGGCATGGCCGACCTGCTCGAGGAGCTGGCGCCGCGCGACGACGTCCTGCTCTCGCTCGTCACCGGCAACCTGCAGCCGATCGCCCGGCTCAAGCTCGCCGCCGCCGGGATCGGGCGGTTCTTCCCGGGCGGCCAGGGCGGCTTCGGCTCGGACTCCGAGGACCGCACCCGGCTGCCCGCCGTCGCGCGCGCCCGGGCGGGCACGGCGGACGCCCCGCACCCGCGCGAGCGGACGGTCGTCATCGGCGACACCCCGCGCGACATCGCCTGCGCCCGCGCGGACGGCGTGCGCGCGCTGGCCGTGGCGACCGGGCCCTACCGCGTCAATGAGCTCGGCGAGGCCGACGCCGTCGCCGCGGACGCGCACGCGCTGCGCGGGCTCATCGCCGCGCTGCTGGTCTGACCGGTCAGGCGGTCTCGCGCTCGGCGGGTGTCGCGAGGCCCGCGGCTGGAGGCGGCTCGGGTTCGGAGAGATCCGCCTTCGCTCCGCTCAGCGTCTCCTTGAAGCCGCGGATGCCCTCTCCCAGCGATCGCCCGGCGGACGGCAGCCGCTTCGGCCCCAGGATCAACAGGGCGATGATCAGGACGACGGCGATCTCCATCGGTCCGATGTTCGGCATGGGTGCTCCTCTCCTCAGGTCCCGCCGTCTGCCGTCTGGCGGTCGGCGAGCGGGTGGACGACGGCTGTCGTGGCTCGGTACAGATCCGCGTGAAGCGGCGCCAGCTCGTCGTAGACGGTCCCAACGTCCGGGTCGGGCGCGACGACGCCGATGACGCGCGCCCATGCGGCTTCGCGCTCGACGAGGCCAGCGCCGATGGCGGCGAGCAGCGCGTCGCCGTAGCTGGCGCCGATCGTCTCCTCGGGGACGAGTTGCTCGACGCCGGCGACGTCGCTGACGATCTGGGCGAGCAGGCCGCCCTGAAGTCCACCGCCGACGGCGACGATGCGCCGCGCGGGGCCGGCGGCGCGGCCGAGCGTCTCGAGCATCCCCCGTACGCCGAAGGCGATCGCCTCGTGGGCCGCGCGCATCACGTCGCCGCGGGTGTGCTGAAGCGACAGCCCGGCGATGACGCCTCGGGCGCGCGGGTCGTCGATCGGCGTGCGCTCGCCGGCGAAGTAGGGCAGGGCGAGGAGGCCTCGGGCGCCTGGCGGGGAGGCCGCGGTCTCGGCGAGGACCGCGTCCCACTCGGGCGCGCCGAGCGTCTCGCGCCACCAGGCCAGCAGCGTTCCGGCGGTCGCCATCCCGCCGGCGTACGACGGCCGGCCCGGCTCGACGCCCTGGGTGCACCACAGCGGCGGTGCCGCCGACACCGCGCCGTCGGCGACCTGGACGACGAACAGCGTCGAGCCGTACATGAGCATCAGGTCGCCGGGGCGGCGCACCCCGACGCTGAGCGCCTCCGACCAGGCGTCGATCGTGCCGGCGAACACGGGCGTGCCCGGCCGAAGACCGGTCTCGACGCCCGCGTCAGCAGTGACGGCGCCGATCTGCTCGCCCGGCCACACGAGCTGGGGCAGCGGGCAGCCCGGGAGCGCATCGCCCACCCAGTCCTCCGCCCAGCCGCCCGCCGCGAGGTCGTAGAACGGATCGCATTGGCTCGCCGAGTGATGATCGAGAGCGATCTCGCCGCACAGGCGCATGGCGGCGAACGAGCTCGGCATGTGCCAGCTCGCCATGCGCGACCAGACATCCGGCTCGCGGCGGCGCAACCAGAGCAGCTTCGGTCCGAGTGCCTGCGACGAGAGCGCGGACCCGGAGCGCGCAACGATCTCGTCGCCTCCGAGCGCCGCCTCGAGCTCGGAGATCTCGGCGCTCGCGCGGGTGTCGATGCCGTACAGGATGCCCGGGCGCAGGGGACGGCCGCGAGCGTCGCACGGCAGCAGGCACGGACCTGTGCCCGAGACGCACACGCCGCGCACCGCACCGGCGCCGACCGCCTCGACGAGCTCGCGCACGACGTCCCGGCAGCCCTGCCACCAATCCGTCTCGGCGTCCTGCTCGGCGTATCCCGCGCGCGGCAGGGACAGCCCGTGGGGCCGGGACGCACGGGCCAGGACGCGTCCGCCGGGCGAGACGGCGACGCCCTTCGTGCTCGACGTGCCGATGTCGACCCCGACGAGCGTCTCGCCCGCACCCGGCATGGCGCGTCAGGCTCCGCCGAAGCCGTCGAAGGCGATGCCGAGGAACTGGCAGACGTGGCGCAACGAGGCGACGTGGTCGCCGGGGACGGCGTGGATGTGGTTGGAGCCGAACCGGGTCAGGATCTCCTCGGGGCCCGCCTCCATGCGGGCGAACGCGTGGGGCCACACGTACGTCGACTGCCGCATCAGGCGCTCGTTGGTGTCGTCGTCGTAGCGCTCGAACGCGCCGCGCATCACCTGCATGCGGTAGTCCCCGTCGAGCCGGGTCAGTCGCGCGAACGTCATGTCGCCCTCGGCGGCGAGGTAGTGGACCGACGCTCCGCCGGCCGGGAAGTAGAAGTCCTCGGGGTATAGGTGCACGTGCGCCAGGTTCTGCGCCGGCTCGGCTGATCGTGCCGCGAACCACGTCGCGTGCTGGCCGGAGTTGCACAGGTCCCAGATGCCGCGATCGGCGTGGTAGTGGCGCACGTCGGCGAACAGCACGGGCGTCCCGGACAGGTTCCGCAGCAACTGCATCGTCAGCGCGGCGTCCATGTCGGCCTCGGTCGAGCAGACGACGGGCGTCTTGGGGCCGTGCCAGTCGTACGGGTCGTTGAGGAACGCCTCGGCGATGTCCGTCGTGCAGTAGTGGTCGGTCAGCTCCGGCTGGGCCTTGATGCCGCAGAAGTCGAGGTTGCGCTCGGCGATGAGCTCGCGCATCGCCTCGTAGACCCGGACCTGACGCTCCAGGAGCTCCGGAGTCAGCAGCCGGCCGTCGTAGTGCACGCCGGCGGCCAGCCGCTCCAGCCATTCACGGCCGTGGCGCGCCAGCGCCGGGTCGATCGTCTCGGCCCGGCGGACGAGCTCGAACTGATCGATCTCCTCGACGTCGACGCCGAACTCGCGCATCCACTGGTCCGGGTTCGAGACGGCCGTGTACATCCCCATCGGCCGCCCGCCGATGCGCCCGAACGTCGAGCCGCGCAGACCGGCCGACGCGGCCCCGGCGCGCGCGATCGTGGCCAGGCCGTCGATCGCCTCGGGCTCGCCGGAGTCGCCCCACGCCCGGGCATGGACGCGGCCGATCTGATCCAGCGCCCCGCCCGCGGCGAGCATCCCGACCATGCCCGGATACTTCGGGTCCAGGTTGGAGAAGAGGGCGAGCGGGCTGGCGGTCTCGCTCGCGGCGAGCATCGTGAAGTGCGGGAACGCCCAGACCGGGATGTTGATCAGCGTGAGATCCGGGCGTGCAGCGGCGATCCGCCTCGCCTCGCGGACCGCCACGTCGTTGCTGCCCACGATCTCGCTGGCGCGCACGACGCTGAACCCGCGGTCGGTCAGCGCCCCCGCGAGGCGCTGTTCGCTGTCGGCGACGAAGTCGCCGATGTCGGCCTGCACGGATGGCCGGCCGTCGGACACGGTCAGCA from Capillimicrobium parvum encodes the following:
- a CDS encoding haloacid dehalogenase-like hydrolase, yielding MDGTLLRRAAAEHAAALREAIGEVYGVESTGTKVEAAGRTDVEITRAILLQLGVSARRIDDGLADLRVAASEAYARRVPADLSSTVLPGMADLLEELAPRDDVLLSLVTGNLQPIARLKLAAAGIGRFFPGGQGGFGSDSEDRTRLPAVARARAGTADAPHPRERTVVIGDTPRDIACARADGVRALAVATGPYRVNELGEADAVAADAHALRGLIAALLV
- a CDS encoding L-fucose/L-arabinose isomerase family protein — its product is MTTIGLLTVSDGRPSVQADIGDFVADSEQRLAGALTDRGFSVVRASEIVGSNDVAVREARRIAAARPDLTLINIPVWAFPHFTMLAASETASPLALFSNLDPKYPGMVGMLAAGGALDQIGRVHARAWGDSGEPEAIDGLATIARAGAASAGLRGSTFGRIGGRPMGMYTAVSNPDQWMREFGVDVEEIDQFELVRRAETIDPALARHGREWLERLAAGVHYDGRLLTPELLERQVRVYEAMRELIAERNLDFCGIKAQPELTDHYCTTDIAEAFLNDPYDWHGPKTPVVCSTEADMDAALTMQLLRNLSGTPVLFADVRHYHADRGIWDLCNSGQHATWFAARSAEPAQNLAHVHLYPEDFYFPAGGASVHYLAAEGDMTFARLTRLDGDYRMQVMRGAFERYDDDTNERLMRQSTYVWPHAFARMEAGPEEILTRFGSNHIHAVPGDHVASLRHVCQFLGIAFDGFGGA
- a CDS encoding M42 family metallopeptidase, whose translation is MPLSPLLRDLLTTPGPSGYERPAAEVWRAAARDFSEDVRADVAGSSVAVVPGDGGGPLVAVVGHIDEIGLVVTHIDDEGMLWFTNVGGWDPIILVGQRLAVQTQAGEIPGVVGKKPIHLLKNDEREKAPKLTDLHIDIGAKDGDEARSLVRIGDVAVISGEPVELPNGRVVSRSMDNRLGCYVALEATRRVADRGGAPGDVAAVAVTQEETTFGGATTTAYSLAPQIAIVVDVTHATDAPGIPVREMGKHELGSGAVIGRGPVLHPRVFELLHETAQAEGLPFTVESHVGRGTSTDADAIHRSRAGIACGLVSIPLRYMHSPVELVSLDDVEAAIALIAAFTHRLTTDTDLLR
- a CDS encoding FGGY-family carbohydrate kinase gives rise to the protein MPGAGETLVGVDIGTSSTKGVAVSPGGRVLARASRPHGLSLPRAGYAEQDAETDWWQGCRDVVRELVEAVGAGAVRGVCVSGTGPCLLPCDARGRPLRPGILYGIDTRASAEISELEAALGGDEIVARSGSALSSQALGPKLLWLRRREPDVWSRMASWHMPSSFAAMRLCGEIALDHHSASQCDPFYDLAAGGWAEDWVGDALPGCPLPQLVWPGEQIGAVTADAGVETGLRPGTPVFAGTIDAWSEALSVGVRRPGDLMLMYGSTLFVVQVADGAVSAAPPLWCTQGVEPGRPSYAGGMATAGTLLAWWRETLGAPEWDAVLAETAASPPGARGLLALPYFAGERTPIDDPRARGVIAGLSLQHTRGDVMRAAHEAIAFGVRGMLETLGRAAGPARRIVAVGGGLQGGLLAQIVSDVAGVEQLVPEETIGASYGDALLAAIGAGLVEREAAWARVIGVVAPDPDVGTVYDELAPLHADLYRATTAVVHPLADRQTADGGT
- a CDS encoding Sec-independent protein translocase subunit TatA/TatB; translation: MEIAVVLIIALLILGPKRLPSAGRSLGEGIRGFKETLSGAKADLSEPEPPPAAGLATPAERETA